TGTAGCCTTGACCGTACTGAGTTCTATTGGAGTTATCGTGATGGAATTAAAACATTTGAGGCTGAGGAAATTTCAGGCGATAGTTATATATTTGATCATTACTACTTTAATCGGTATGTGCATAGTGAACGTGACATTCAAATAAAAGCATTTCGTCATTTGGATGGAGCGGTTAAAGTTTATCTTAGAGATAGTTATCAAAATAGAAAGAATTCTTTTATGCCAAAAGAGTTCAAGAGTCATTGTAAAGTAAAGCTTTGGCGCATTGACGGGGACATAAAGTTAGAGATCTGGAGCGACCTTATCTCACACTTTTTCAAGTGCAATGAAATGATTATTAAATATTTTGATCCTGAAAAATTTGAGCAGATATTTGATTTATGAGTGCGATCGCATATCTTGTAGTGCGATCGCCGATCTTGTAGGGTGCGTTCCTTAATGTGACTCCTACTGCTCCACTGATCGATCGATTTTTGGGGAACGCACCATGCCCATTGATTGAAACTGTGATACCAAATCCTGTTATAATAAAACGAGATATAGGGTGCGTCCCACGCAGCCTTGACCTTTTTGAAAACACTTTCAATGATGTAGCTATGGACTGGGAAACTCGAATTACACTAAATCCCGATATTTTGGTGGGAAAACCTATCATTAAAGGAACAAGGATTGCGGTTGAATTTATCATCGATCTTCTCGCCCAAGGTTGGAGTATTGATGAAATTCTGCGAAACTACCCAGGTATTACAGTAGAAGATATTCAAGCTTGTCTTAGCTATGCTAGTGTAATGCTCAAATCTGAGAAAGTCTATGCTATTCCTGCTTAACTGATGCGTTTTCTAGCGAACGAAAATTTCCCCCTTGATGCGGTTGAAGCCCTAGTACAAAATGGCCATGATGTCCTGTGGATTAGGGTGGAATCCCCCGGAATCTCGGACCGGGAAGTGCGATCGCCGATCTGGTAGGGTGCGTCCCACGCGCTGGGGACCTTAATTGAATGGAAACATCAACTAATTCCCCCTTATTTTTAGACTGAGGTGATTTGAGTTCCCACTCGCTGGGGACCTTAATTGAATGGAAACTATATTTAATTCATTGTGAGGTTCTAAAATTATGCAACTAATCAAATACACTACAGCGATCGCAATTTCTTGTCTACCTATATTCACAACACCTGTATTAGCTCAAAATAAACAAGAAAAGTGGGTAGATTTTGGTCAAACTAATAACGGTGAAATCATAAAATTAAATGAGCGTAGTGTCAAATTTGAAATTATGTTAGCTGACGATACTCTCAATAATGAAGATGGATTTTATAGCGAGAATGATACATACCCAAAGGTAAAAGTTGTTATCTTTGAATACAGTATTGGTGGCAGAACAAGAAATGCTTATACCAAGTCCTGTAATCATGGTAAATTAAGTGCTAATCCTAGCTGGAAAACCTACACTACTTTTATAGATTATTGGCCTCAATATTTTCTAGTTCCCGCTGATAGTATTGCTAGTCAGAATATGTTGCGACGAGTTTGTACTTTAAGTCTATCTAATCAGTAATCCTTTTTGATTATTTGAAGAAATGTAAAGTTCCCACTCGCTGGGGACTTTAATTGAATGGAAACCATCTGTTTATTGGGTAATTGTTGATTAATGGCTTTGTTCCCACTCGCTGGGGACCTTAATTGAATGGAAACATTTGAAGCTATCTTTATCTTCAATCATACTACCCATAGGAGTTCCCACTCGCTGGGGACCTTAATTGAATGGAAACCACTTAGAATCCCACCGACGTTTAGATTCGATCCACCGTTCCACTCGCTGGGGACCTTAATTGCATGGAAACACATATCCCTTTAGAATTAATAAAGATAATTGTTTTAGTCCCCACTCGCTGGGGATATTAATTAAATAGAAAAGCCGTAATCGGGAGTTAGTATATGCAAGCAATCCTTTTAAGCCGTGAAGAAGTTGCTCAACGGGCAGAGAAACTGTACGAAAGCAGAATCCGCCAAGAGGTGGAAGTTGAAGAAAACATTGGCAAGATGGTCATCATTGACATTGAAACAGGTGACTACAAAGTTGATAAAAATGGCTTACACGCTGCTGACTTATTGAGCGAGAAACACCCCCATGCTCGGCTCTTTGGGATCAAAATTGGCTACAACGTTGCTGCCGCTTTTGGTGGGGGTGTTATGGAGCGTGTAGTTAAGTGATTTCAGGTATTGTGGCTAATGGACACCCGCTTATCACTATCCCATTTCGGATTCCAAATCGCGCTGACTTTCCGATTGAGTTTGTAGTAGATACAGGATTTACAGATGAGCTTTGTTTACCACCCGAAGCAGTAGCATTACTGAATCTTCCTTTCAGGTACGATATGCGTGCGAATTTAGCAGACAACAGCCAAGTAATGCTGCCTCTTCACAAAGCAATTATTATCTGGAATGGTGAGGAGTGAGAAACTCGTGTATTTGCCACAGGGCGGCGACCCCTGGTTGGAACTGCTTTATTAGATAGCTATGAACTTGTGATTCAGTTTACGGAAGGTGGGTTGGTAACGATTGATGATTTGTAGTGCGATGCCGAAGGCACTGCGTAGCAGCACGCTGATCTTGTAGGGTGCGTTCCCTAATGCAAGTCCTACTGCTCCACTGATCGATTTTTGGGGAACGCACCATGCACATTGATTGAAGCGCCGATTCAAATTTGAAGTGCACCACTGGGGGGCTTCCGATGAGGCGGCTCATCAGTAGTAGAGCGGGAGCACTTCGTTAGAATAAATCAGAGTATAATTAAGGCAAAATACTGAGTTGAGGTCAACCAGATGGCAGTTCGTCAACGGCGTTATCCCAAAGATGAGTTAGCCGAGCGAGGGCAAAAACTCTACGAATCTGGCATTCGGCAGCAAGTCGAAGCCGGTAATGAAGGTAAGATTGTAGCGATCGACATTGAAACTGGAGAGTTTGAAGTCGATGAAAACGTTGTGCCTGCAACTAATCGGCTCTTTGAACGTCACCCCGATGCCCAACCTTGGATCATTCGTATCGGACATCGCGCTGTTTATCATTTCGGGGCACGGAGTTTGAAGAAAAATCCATGATGGAAGGTGTTGTCAATTGGCGGCGTGAAGCCACGCTAACGATTGTAGTCGGAAACTCAAATCGGCAACTGCAAGCGGTTGACGCGGTGATTGATACCGGGTTCAATGGATTTTTATCTTTGCCCTCTACAATCATCGCTACATTAAATTTACCTTGGAGTGGTTCTGATTTTGTCACGCTGGGTGATGGCAGTGAAACTTATTTTGATCTGTACACTGGGACTGTGATATGGGATGGGCAGTACCAAGAGATTGATATTGCAGAATCAGAAACAGAGCCTCTACTAGGAATGGCGCTGCTTTACAGATATCGGTTGCAGGTCGATAACATTGAGGGCGGTAAGGTCAAGATTGAAGCCTTATGAGCCAGTGCTAGAA
This Microcystis wesenbergii NRERC-220 DNA region includes the following protein-coding sequences:
- a CDS encoding DUF433 domain-containing protein, with the protein product MDWETRITLNPDILVGKPIIKGTRIAVEFIIDLLAQGWSIDEILRNYPGITVEDIQACLSYASVMLKSEKVYAIPA
- a CDS encoding DUF5615 family PIN-like protein, with amino-acid sequence MRFLANENFPLDAVEALVQNGHDVLWIRVESPGISDREVRSPIW
- a CDS encoding clan AA aspartic protease, which gives rise to MMEGVVNWRREATLTIVVGNSNRQLQAVDAVIDTGFNGFLSLPSTIIATLNLPWSGSDFVTLGDGSETYFDLYTGTVIWDGQYQEIDIAESETEPLLGMALLYRYRLQVDNIEGGKVKIEAL